The following coding sequences lie in one Spinacia oleracea cultivar Varoflay chromosome 1, BTI_SOV_V1, whole genome shotgun sequence genomic window:
- the LOC130465506 gene encoding uncharacterized protein, producing MDTSWIDLPTGHPKYIDGCMQFIEFAKQDLVLGKIRCPCKNCKVDKWFPINEVERHILFKGFYKSYKNWIFHGKGDMVQRMFESDGGSTSEGFPGNQSGFIGRDNMGGLLRSAFSVNMPPNCQTFEAQEDDEWIEEPVTYETDVEYDDSTIEEDATYKKLLEASEERLYEGCINFSKLSFLLHLFHLKCMNHWSIESFNMLLKLILDAFPQILDFPSSYYYSKKMIKELGLGYEKIDACPNNCMLYWGEFLEKDKCHVCGTSRWKRTKGMSGDVSDGDTNTLKRSVPAKVMRYFPLIPRLKRIYMSSETAEEMRWHDTERLGEHDKKILRHPSDALAWKAFDERHSDFALDPRSVRLGLASDGFNPYRLMNTSYSTWLVMSIPYNLPPWLCMKPSSFILSTLIPGKTSPGIDIDVYLQPLVHQLKLLWTGVEAFDAFGREKFNLRAALLWTINDFPAYSMLSGLSTKENGYPPDHPYRAQGSMFCEKFGTNEWGEAPSRPSGTDILREQEKVEYVYGNSKAPQKKEVDKEVIMITIITMMSKMKILMVMIRVEIVGMIE from the exons ATGGATACAAGTTGGATCGATCTACCCACTGGCCACCCTAAATATATCGATGGATGTATGCAATTCATTGAGTTTGCCAAGCAagatctagtcctaggaaaaaTTAGATGCCCATGTAAGAACTGTAAGGTGGATAAATGGTTTCCGATAAATGAAGTAGAGAGACATATTTTGTTTAAAGGGTTTTATAAGTCTTATAAGAATTGGATCTTTCATGGGAAAGGGGATATGGTTCAGCGTAtgtttgagagtgatggagggagtactagtgAAGGATTCCCCGGTAATCAAAGTGGGTTTATTGGTCGAGATAATATGGGGGGACTATTAAGATCAGCTTTTAGTGTTAATATGCCTCCCAATTGCCAAACTTTTGAAGCACAAGAGGATGATGAATGGATTGAGGAACCAGTGACATATGAAACAGATGTTGAATATGATGATTCTACAATAGAAGAAGATGCGACATATAAGAAGTTACTTGAAGCTTCTGAGGAGAGATTATATGAGGGGTGTATCAATTTTTCAAAGTTATCTTTTCTTTTACACTTGTTTCACTTGAAGTGTATGAATCACTGGTCTATTGAATCTTTTAATATGCTGTTAAAGCTAATTTTAGATGCATTTCCTCAAATACTTGATTTTCCCTCGTCTTATTATTACAGtaagaaaatgataaaagaATTGGGACTTGGGTATGAAAAGATTGATGCTTGTCCGAATAATTGTATGTTGTATTGGGGGGAATTTTTAGAGAAAGACAAGTGTCATGTTTGTGGTACATCAAGGTGGAAGAGAACTAAGGGTATGAGTGGCGATGTAAGTGATGGAGATACAAATACATTGAAGAGAAGTGTGCCAGCTAAGGTAATGCGATATTTTCCTCTTATCCCGAGGCTAAAAAGAATCTACATGTCATCAGAAACAGCGGAAGAGATGAGATGGCATGATACAGAGAGATTGGGTGAACATGATAAGAAGATTTTGAGGCATCCATCGGATGCCTTAGCTTGGAAAGCATTTGATGAGCGTCATAGCGATTTTGCATTAGACCCTCGCAGTGTTCGATTAGGTCTTGCGAGTGATGGGTTTAATCCTTATCGTTTAATGAACACCTCTTATAGTACGTGGCTGGTGATGTCAATTCCTTATAACCTTCCACCATGGTTATGTATGAAACCATCTTCTTTCATTTTATCCACACTTATTCCCGGAAAAACAAGTCCCGGAATTGATATTGACGTGTATCTGCAACCGTTAGTGCATCAATTAAAATTGTTGTGGACGGGGGTTGAAGCTTTTGATGCTTTTGGTAGAGAGAAATTTAATTTGCGAGCGGCTTTGCTTTGGACTATTAATGACTTTCCTGCCTATTCAATGCTTTCTGGTTTGAGCACAAAAG AAAATGGTTACCCGCCAGATCACCCATATCGAGCTCAAGGTTCCATGTTTTGTGAGAAGTTCGGAACTAACGAGTGGGGTGAAGCTCCATCTCGTCCTAGCGGGACTGATATattgagggaacaagaaaagGTCGAGTATGTTTATGGAAATTCGAAGGCACCACAAAAAAAAGAGGTAGACAAAGAGGTCATAatgataacaataataacaatgatGTCCAAGATGAAAATTCTTATG GTAATGATAAGAGTAGAGATAGTAGGGATGATCGAGTAG